TAGCACTTTGCAAATAGCCGTGTAATTTTGCCGTTGATATCTCTTTTGGATCGATACTAATCATAATTTTTCTTTTTAACCAAACCTCATTTTGGTAAATGCAAAAGTATAGAAATGGTTTAATTCGAAGAAATAGTTTAGGATATAAAAACAAAAATCTTTCAAGAACTGCAAAATATAAAATGCGTATATTTCGTTATATTTATACTTCAAAAATTAGTTTATGCACTTTTCTGAACGCAGAAATACAACTCGCTGGGTTATAATTCTTATTTCCTTTTTAATCATTACTTTGATTCTTTGGAACACCTATACTTTTTTCCAAATTTTCAAGAATGAAGAGCGTCTGAAAATGAAACTTTTTGCAAATGCACAAATTACAATCGTTAATGCTGATGAAAATACCGATGTAGAGCTGCCGCTTCAGATTTTTAGCAATAACACTTCGATTCCTGTTGTACTAATGCTTTATGACAATGTGGTAAGTTCTAAGAATGTTCCTGATGAAATTTTGAATGACAGAAAAAAACTAAAAACTTTTTTAAAGAATTTAAGAAATGAAAATGAACCCATAACTTTTGAGTATGCCCCAGGAAAATACCAAAAACTGTATTATGGTAACTCGGCATTACTCAATAAGCTAAAATATTACCCCATTGCCTTACTGCTAATTGTATTTCTTTGTGTTGCTTTAATTTATAATTTTTACAAAAGCACTAAGATGGCCACGCAAAATAAACTGTGGGCTGGTATGGCAAAAGAAACAGCACATCAAATAGGTACACCCTTATCTTCACTAATTGGCTGGATTGAAATTTTAAAAACAGAGAATATTGATTCATCTATTACCTCAGAAATTGAAAAAGATATTGATCGCTTACAGACCATTACGGATCGTTTCTCAAAAATTGGTTCTGTGCCTGTATTAGAAACTCACGATATTGTTTCGGAAACTTTACATGCATTTAAATATTTGCAGTCCCGTTTTTCAAAACAAGTTGCTTTTTCTTATCACATACCTCAAGATCCAATTCTGGTGCAAATCAACCCGATTCTTTACAGCTGGACAATTGAAAATCTGGTAAAGAATGCGATCGATGCAATGAAAGGAAAAGGATCTCTTGAACTGCAAATTGAACAAGATTCTAATCACGTAAAAATAAATGTAAAAGATTCCGGATCGGGAATTCCAAAAAAACAATTCAAAACTATTTTTGAAACAGGTTTTACCACTAAGAAAAGAGGCTGGGGATTAGGACTTTCTTTAACAAAGAGAATTGTGGAAGAATATCATAAAGGAAACATTAAAGTTTTGCATTCTGAAATAGGAAAAGGAACTACATTTCAGATTACTTTAAATAAAAAAATGCAGTAAAATTAATTACTGCATTTTTTATTCTTTTATCAGGTTGAGCGAAGTCAAAACCTCTACAAATTTGCCTGAATACTTTTGGCCAGATCTTCAAACTCTTCTTTAGAAAGAGACACTTTATTATGAAAACGCATTTCATCCATATGATTTAAAGGTATCAAATGCACATGTGCATGAGGAACCTCTAATCCTACGACAGCTATTCCAACTCTTTTGCATGGAACTGTTTTTTCCAGAGCTATTGCAATTTTCTTAGAAAACTTCATTAAACCTAAATACAGTTCGTCATCCATATCAAAAATCTTATCGATTTCTTTTTTTGGAATACATAGTGTGTGTCCTTTTGCATTTGGATTTACATCTAAAAAAGCCAAAAAGTTTTCATCTTCAGCGATTTTATATGCAGGAATTTCTCCGTTTACTATTTTAGTGAATATACTGCTCATTGTTTATTGTTTAATCGTTCATCCGTTTAACCGATTAAACAAATAAACGGTTAAACAAGAAAAAAATTTAGTCTCTTGAGATTTCAAGAATTTCAAATTTCAAAACACCATTTGGAACTGTAATTTCGGCTACTTCTCCAACAGATTTTCCTAGTAAACCTTTTCCAATAGGAGAAGTTACAGAGATTTTTCCGGTTTTCAAATCAGCTTCACTTTCAGCAACAAGGGTGTACTTCATTTCCATTCCGTTGCTTTGGTTTTTGATTTTCACATTAGATAAAACCAAAACTTTCGAAACATCTAATTGTGATTCGTCTATTAATCTGGCATTAGAATACACTTCTTCCAGTTTAGCAATTCTCATTTCTAATAAACCTTGCGCTTCTTTTGCTGCATCATATTCTGCGTTCTCAGACAAATCACCTTTATCTCTTGCCTCTGCTATATCTTGAGATGCCTTTGGACGCATTACACTTTTTAAATGCTCCAACTCATCCTTTAATTTTTTTAATCCTTCTGCGGTATAATAAGATACTTTACTCATAACTTCATCGTTTACATAAATAGAAAAAATCCCATCGGGACGGGATTTTGTAATACAAATATACTATTATTTTTAATAGTACATAATTATATGTTAATCATATAAAAATCAAATCTAAATAATTTATTTTTGTTTCACTAATTCGTATTTAAATAAATGAAAAAAATCTGGCTCTTAATCGTCTTTGTTTGTGTACTTTCTGCTTGCAGTGACAACGAACGCAGTAACAAAAATCCTTACATTCCAAACTATCCTGTAAATCTGTCTGTAGATATGAATCTACCGGCTTATTCTAACCTGAAATTTGTAAGTAATGGCGTTATTGT
The sequence above is drawn from the Flavobacterium sp. N2038 genome and encodes:
- the greA gene encoding transcription elongation factor GreA, with protein sequence MSKVSYYTAEGLKKLKDELEHLKSVMRPKASQDIAEARDKGDLSENAEYDAAKEAQGLLEMRIAKLEEVYSNARLIDESQLDVSKVLVLSNVKIKNQSNGMEMKYTLVAESEADLKTGKISVTSPIGKGLLGKSVGEVAEITVPNGVLKFEILEISRD
- a CDS encoding sensor histidine kinase, whose amino-acid sequence is MHFSERRNTTRWVIILISFLIITLILWNTYTFFQIFKNEERLKMKLFANAQITIVNADENTDVELPLQIFSNNTSIPVVLMLYDNVVSSKNVPDEILNDRKKLKTFLKNLRNENEPITFEYAPGKYQKLYYGNSALLNKLKYYPIALLLIVFLCVALIYNFYKSTKMATQNKLWAGMAKETAHQIGTPLSSLIGWIEILKTENIDSSITSEIEKDIDRLQTITDRFSKIGSVPVLETHDIVSETLHAFKYLQSRFSKQVAFSYHIPQDPILVQINPILYSWTIENLVKNAIDAMKGKGSLELQIEQDSNHVKINVKDSGSGIPKKQFKTIFETGFTTKKRGWGLGLSLTKRIVEEYHKGNIKVLHSEIGKGTTFQITLNKKMQ
- a CDS encoding HIT family protein, with translation MSSIFTKIVNGEIPAYKIAEDENFLAFLDVNPNAKGHTLCIPKKEIDKIFDMDDELYLGLMKFSKKIAIALEKTVPCKRVGIAVVGLEVPHAHVHLIPLNHMDEMRFHNKVSLSKEEFEDLAKSIQANL